The DNA window CATCATTTGCAAGTGCAACTGTCGATTGGAGGGAAACCCCAGAGGCGTACATCTTCAAGACTGAGCTTCCACCAGGGGTGAGGAGAGAAGATGTGAGGGTAGAATTGGAGGATAATAAGATCCTCAAGATAAGCTGCGAGAGGTACACGGAGAAAGAAGACCGACACGATCAGAACTACTACCACCACGTCATCGAACGCAGCAGATGCAAGTTTCTGACCGCCTTCGGGTTGCCCCAAGACTCTAGGGTTGATCAGATCAGGTCAACCATTGAAAATGGGGTGCTCACTGTCCGAGTTCCCAGGTGGGAGCCTATGCACCATTCTCATCATCATGTCATACCAGTTGAAATACTATAAACGCATGTCCCGCTTGGTTCCTCAACGATACACATACGTGTCTAGTATGTTACCACTCTGTACTAGCCAGTAGTATGCATAAGAACATAAGTAGGGGAGGAAGAGGAAATATATTGAGATGTCATATTGCTGTATCTGTTGTACGCCGCTTCGCGAGCGACGTTGTGGTGGCTTAAAGGGTACTATCTGGATACATAAATAATGGAGCCTTTCTCTTTAATAAATCTGTGGCTTTCCCCCGCCAAAATCATCTCTGTGaagttcttcttttctttttccccctaaaggaaaaaggaaatggaGTAACCAAGTTCATGACAATCAGTTAAAACTAAATTATTGGAGAGTTTAATGTGCTGAAATATTGGCTTTTAATGGtgtcaaaatggaaaacaaatAATCTGTTAGGGGTACTAAGTGGGATTTGACTTACTTAACTCTCTAATGGACTTGTGGTCAGTGGTGGTGTGCAATTTGTACGCACacactccaaaaaaaaataaaaaaaaagaaattaatattATATTGTTAACAGTCGAACTCAAGTAGGATGAATAGGAAATATTTAAAGTGTCATGTATTCAAAACTAAGGCATTGTTTGGAAagttattttttacaaaaaataacttaattttttgtgaatatattttttaaccATCTTTTTGTCTcgcatatatcaaatcgttttcatacattttttacaaaatctccAAAAAATTGCAATAACATAAGATAAGAGCTACCGGTAAATAAGATAAGGCCTTGTTTGAGTGTAAAATGGAAATCAATAACATAGAGAAGAGCCACCCGTAATAACTAATAATAGTACTACATAGGCAAGAGCCACAACCATTGGCCCGCTATCAAAGAATGAGAGCTTCATTTAGTCGAGAGGGCCTATTAAATTTGATTGAATCGGAATATGGCTCCACATGACGATAGCATCAATACAAACAAAAAGtagtgtttggatagagtattatttgaaataaacaCTGTTGTAGCGCTTTTTGTAATACGAGACGAATGTGGGATAAGATGATAAATGAGAATATGTTTACGATGCAAACGAAATaatattatttgacaaaattgaaCGGTTCCTCCTTTCCTGTTGGTTACCATCGAATTTTGTAACAGGAATTTTTCCCGACAGAAAGTGTGAATGGCAGCTGGGAAGGTGCACTGACTGTTAATTGGAATCGCTTGCAGACATACGAAGAGCACATTCcctgcaaaagagaaagaagaagaagcccCTCCACCGTTCTAAAGCGCGTGATTCTTCCTACCTTGGTAATTCCGCTGCTATTTCTGCTCCTAATGCCATGCTAGTTTTTACGCTTTGCCAAATCCAACACTCATTTGATAGCTCATACAGACATATCTACTACTGTACTACTACACAAGCAGTTAAAAAGGTTTGGCGGCTGCGTACACTCGCCTAAGTGGGAGAGTAGAGACCTCAAAATGCAGCATCTCAGCTCTAACTTCTTAAACCCTCGGATGCCACAGAGCCACACACCCACCCCCACCTCCACCCCTCTCCCGGGTCATCGTATCATCATATATTCTTCATGGCCATCGATGCTCTGCCCATCCACCACAACACCACCGCACCACGTCCTCCTCCACCGCCTCCCACCAACGTCCACCAACACCACCCATTCTCCTTATTCACCCATTTCTACTGGGGTAAAGATGCCGAAATACTCTTCTCCGGCTGGCCCGGACACAACTCCGCCATGTATGCACTAGCCCTCCTGTTTGTATTTTTCTCGGCTGTTCTGGTGGAGCTGTTCTCCAACATCAACGTTGTCAGACCCGGATCCAAACGCGTCGCCGCGATTCTTTTCCAGATGGGGATTCGAGCAATTCGGGCAGGGTTCGCGTATCTGGTGATGTTGTCCGTGATTTCTTATAACGGAGGAATTTTCATCGCTGCTGTGGTGGGCCATGCGGTTGGATACGTGGCTTTCGGGAGTCCCGTATCCATCTTCAGAAAGGGATCCGCTAATACTGGTAATTAAGTAAGTTAAACACGATGGATCGTTCGTTCGTGAAGGCGGTGGAGTAGATTATCGGTCGGTCACTTGGCTGGTGATTCGCTTTAGTTGGGCTCTTACAAtattcttttattatttaatgTTTTACACACTCTTTTTTCACAGGGAGCTTGGGTTTTTGACCGTTTCGCACCTTTAAATtcaactgattttttttttgagtagaACGGAAGTTAAATTGTTAATCTTCCCAAGTCGGTCACCGGATGGATTGTAGTTGAAGATTTCTATCTACTGAAAACCCTACGAAACAATAAATTAAAATGTAGTATTAAATAGTACATGCGTTTTCCTAAATAATCTTATCATCTGACCCGGCATTATCTCTAGATTAGAAAGGCATAATAACACTGGCAAGAATCTTTGCAATTATGGACATCAGCCACCGTTGCTTTGATGTTACTAAATCTTTGCCATTATG is part of the Coffea eugenioides isolate CCC68of chromosome 6, Ceug_1.0, whole genome shotgun sequence genome and encodes:
- the LOC113772882 gene encoding copper transporter 4-like gives rise to the protein MAIDALPIHHNTTAPRPPPPPPTNVHQHHPFSLFTHFYWGKDAEILFSGWPGHNSAMYALALLFVFFSAVLVELFSNINVVRPGSKRVAAILFQMGIRAIRAGFAYLVMLSVISYNGGIFIAAVVGHAVGYVAFGSPVSIFRKGSANTGHSGALSVYENKSIGKKKKE
- the LOC113772881 gene encoding 18.2 kDa class I heat shock protein-like, which codes for MSLMPVFGGRRSVFYNPFSGDGWDAPVNNHQPVHQKQYHGESGVTAWAPPVHGASSHHAVQAPSSFASATVDWRETPEAYIFKTELPPGVRREDVRVELEDNKILKISCERYTEKEDRHDQNYYHHVIERSRCKFLTAFGLPQDSRVDQIRSTIENGVLTVRVPRWEPMHHSHHHVIPVEIL